In a single window of the Dreissena polymorpha isolate Duluth1 chromosome 3, UMN_Dpol_1.0, whole genome shotgun sequence genome:
- the LOC127871326 gene encoding uncharacterized protein LOC127871326: MPANTGTKIFADKETNNWFKAFIALNVTKEGLTNFVENTMKKVHAALGTCSSYEKAIISLHRFSGPSWKNTKRHDWKSNWWEIAKCFLPPQGYANVSSVQESDFNAVINIILNCTDFKNYLSTSWLSPPPPDPLCPLEKVRQIGRDVRHSANCKTTDAELQDYFQALTMLLADPVCLAHDTSANIALSRLTDLQNDRLPLTEFGNLIQEFKQAIKRVKDAAKEDFSEKAKQSLEEGLKKIKEALKDGEQEIRNKIQQADNEITEKMNKATSQIEEMKHDSVQTIYDRTEYCTRQIEQKIGDETKKAEQTITSQIDTLTKSSVKLIEDHTRDRMERIQQKIADKAGEDFERLVEDLRCRLVDHYRETVSYVPLSSLYPSLDKHVQDVYVSPKIHRIKTENDGRRTKQEQIFTYKDCFNRGDKLSRRIYLQGEPGSGKSTFASKIVNEWCNIHLPSTESTKETTMFVDVEILKKFEFLFFISMRDSRHQKDVMQMIKTQLIDNICTEDEREEAKKLCLQIIKNDICLVIQDGLDEWPSDESLPSMTGIPKDNCIILTTSRPWKLSDERIKNSQIDILLEVEGISDTEAFSERILRCLLEESMDIKESVEQFNVFLKSRNLESISSSPMLQALVLCTWVDDTAERLTGSSLCDLYTTLLDCLCKKASHDMSYFNKLNPPPVKNFEGSKYLKSNKAHIDSIAEAAFSFLFSNEKETSIVFSDVKLSDFLLPSAKEFALKSGLLTKRKSKKATDTTCRFVHKTFQEFLTAYHIANNAHAVDDVVSDYLKRHSNSYLDISQMFIYLCGLNISAANKLSALMNEHGFGGNYHHWISLESIYQELILSGYREAMANNNTPIHLHMSHFNFYIDNDAEELFHIWALNTLRAQFLDIDLLTTTVSICAQDALSTRCQKSGPVSLPACDDPGSSTLTRKCWVEFSSSSCCVVLDLSWCHNLERMAIRCNATVQPSALVGLNRLKVLQLNKGCKCRALDLSHHEHLELIILGDGVTLLPLSVNNYKSLKRIEIYTTYDGLDLSLFENLSSIAISNAVKLLPKRPLIHNKQKLTRIALYGFKLNSVDNEANHTWCLLNGEDSVQCADYTPVLLNIACIDLREVTVSSNWLRSLLRTLLTLDHRVRCNLVNCIITSLDHEVKDRLPGSHIGSSAENAGSIPFEGINLKIETDINKTCAIEVNNFWQICLCAIEVNNCLWETLHGLDVKNLSLSVIPIKFIQYFGSWNRIPHMSQCKPHMSQCIPHMSQSLESLSQLETLRVNLPEYIDLQLPPSLKHLIGSFSSLLPSQLRDLVNKLLTWTQSVECRLEFVCIDKRDKYWSQKIPPEEYMSIKQNLEALENVKVKRFRIYEFALSTKTWSLRDSVGVDDDDDDDGGKAYQYLKYHESIDGLGRISMRIQINCVKNPDLTK; the protein is encoded by the exons ATGCCTGCCAATACCGGTACCAAGATATTTGCCGACAAGGAGACCAACAACTGGTTCAAGGCGTTCATAGCCCTCAATGTGACAAAGGAAGGACTGACTAACTTTGTTGAGAACACAATGAAAAAGGTCCACGCAGCACTTGGAACGTGCAGCAGTTATGAAAAAGCTATAATATCACTTCACCGATTCAGTGGTCCATCATGGAAAAACACTAAAAGACATGATTGGAAATCAAACTGGTGGGAAATAGCGAAATGTTTTCTGCCTCCACAAGGATACGCTAATGTGTCATCGGTTCAGGAATCAGACTTTAATGCGGTGATAAACATAATATTGAACTGCACAGATTTCAAGAATTATCTCTCCACCTCATGGCTATCACCTCCACCGCCTGACCCGCTATGTCCGTTAGAAAAG GTCCGTCAAATAGGCAGAGATGTACGCCACAGTGCCAACTGCAAGACAACAGATGCTGAACTTCAAGACTATTTCCAGGCATTGACCATGCTGCTGGCAGATCCAGTATGTCTGGCGCATGATACGAGTGCAAATATAGCCCTCAGTAGGCTTACTGAT CTTCAGAATGACCGCCTCCCTCTGACTGAATTTGGCAATTTGATTCAAGAGTTCAAACAAGCAATTAAGCGTGTTAAAGATGCCGCTAAGGAAGACTTCTCGGAAAAGGCAAAACAATCTCTGGAAGaaggtttgaaaaaaataaaggaaGCATTAAAGGACGGTGAACAAGAGATAAGAAACAAAATACAACAGGCGGATAATGAAATAACTGAAAAGATGAATAAGGCTACAAGTCAGATTGAAGAGATGAAGCATGACAGTGTTCAGACAATATATGACAGGACAGAATATTGTACTAGGCAGATTGAACAGAAAATCGGAGATGAGACTAAGAAAGCTGAACAAACAATAACATCACAGATAGACACACTGACAAAAAGCAGTGTTAAACTTATAGAAGACCACACTAGAGATAGGATGGAGCGCATACAACAGAAAATTGCTGACAAGGCGGGAGAAGACTTCGAAAGACTCGTAGAAG ATCTTCGCTGTAGACTGGTGGACCATTACCGTGAAACTGTTAGCTACGTGCCTCTGTCTTCTTTGTATCCTAGTCTCGATAAGCACGTACAAGATGTCTATGTCAGTCCAAAAATACACAGGATAAAAACAGAGAATGATGGGAGACGCACAAAACAGGAGCAAATTTTTACGTATAAAGATTGCTTCAACCGTGGTGATAAGTTATCTAGACGTATATATTTACAAGGTGAGCCTGGCAGTGGCAAATCGACATTTGCTTCCAAGATAGTTAATGAGTGGTGTAACATACATTTGCCTTCAACGGAATCTACAAAAGAGACAACGATGTTTGTTGACGTTGAAATCCTAAAGAAATTTGAGTTTCTCTTTTTCATCTCTATGAGAGATTCAAGACATCAGAAGGATGTAATGCAGATGATCAAAACGCAGCTAATTGATAATATATGTACGGAGGACGAGCGTGAAGAAGCGAAGAAACTTTgtcttcaaattataaaaaatgatatatGTCTCGTTATTCAAGACGGTCTAGATGAATGGCCTAGTGATGAATCTCTACCTTCTATGACAGGAATTCCTAAAGATAACTGCATCATACTCACAACGTCTCGACCATGGAAACTAAGTGATGAACGTATCAAAAATTCTCAAATAGATATTCTGTTAGAAGTTGAGGGTATAAGCGATACTGAAGCATTCAGTGAAAGAATACTACGATGCTTACTTGAAGAATCAATGGATATCAAAGAAAGTGTGGAGCAATTCAACGTATTCCTCAAGAGTCGCAACCTTGAGTCGATATCATCTTCGCCTATGCTGCAGGCACTTGTCCTCTGTACCTGGGTAGATGATACGGCTGAGCGTCTCACCGGATCGTCACTATGTGATCTGTACACTACCCTACTTGACTGTTTATGCAAAAAAGCCTCTCATGACATGTcttatttcaacaaattgaatCCACCGCCAGTAAAGAACTTTGAAGGTTCAAAATATCTAAAATCAAATAAGGCTCACATAGATTCAATTGCTGAAGCTGCGTTctcttttttgttttcaaatgaaaaagagACATCAATAGTTTTCAGCGATGTCAAATTGTCAGACTTTTTGCTTCCATCTGCAAAAGAGTTCGCACTAAAATCAGGGTTATTAACCAAAAGGAAATCTAAAAAAGCTACTGATACGACTTGTAGGTTTGTCCACAAAACTTTTCAGGAATTCTTAACTGCTTATCATATCGCCAACAATGCACACGCTGTGGATGACGTCGTTTCCGATTATCTCAAACGCCATAGCAATTCATATCTTGATATATCTCAAATGTTCATTTACTTGTGTGGCTTGAACATCTCGGCAGCGAATAAACTATCTGCACTGATGAATGAGCACGGCTTTGGTGGCAATTATCATCACTGGATCTCCTTAGAGAGCATCTACCAAGAATTGATCCTTTCCGGCTACAGGGAGGCTATGGCCAACAATAACACCCCAATACACCTGCATATGAGTCACTTTAACTTCTACATTGATAATGATGCTGAAGAGTTGTTTCACATCTGGGCACTGAACACGTTACGTGCACAATTTTTAGACATTGATTTGCTTACAACTACGGTATCAATATGTGCACAGGACGCGTTGTCTACTCGTTGTCAGAAATCTGGACCTGTTTCCTTGCCTGCATGTGATGATCCTGGTTCCTCTACACTTACACGAAAATGTTGGGTAGAATTCAGTTCGTCTTCGTGTTGTGTGGTGTTGGATTTGTCATGGTGTCACAACCTGGAACGGATGGCTATCAGGTGTAATGCAACAGTGCAACCGAGTGCACTGGTGGGTCTTAACAGGTTGAAAGTTCTGCAGTTAAATAAAGGTTGTAAATGTAGAGCGCTTGACTTGTCGCATCATGAACACCTAGAATTAATTATTCTTGGAGATGGAGTAACTTTATTACCGCTCTCGGTTAATAATTATAAAAGTCTTAAACGTATTGAAATATATACAACTTATGACGGACTGGATTTGTCGCTGTTTGAAAATTTATCTTCGATAGCAATCAGCAATGCGGTGAAATTGTTACCAAAACGACCTCTCattcataacaaacaaaaactgacTCGGATTGCCTTATATGGATTTAAATTGAACAGTGTTGACAATGAAGCCAATCATACATGGTGTCTATTAAACGGTGAAGATTCAGTACAGTGTGCAGACTATACTCCAGTACTGCTCAATATAGCATGCATTGACTTGCGTGAAGTCACAGTTTCCTCAAACTGGCTACGCAGTCTGCTCAGAACGCTGCTGACACTTGATCATAGGGTGAGGTGTAATCTGGTTAATTGTATTATAACTTCACTCGATCATGAGGTAAAGGATAGGCTGCCAGGCAGTCACATAGGATCATCTGCAGAGAATGCAGGCAGCATTCCATTTGAAGGTATAAACTTAAAAATAGAAACGgatataaacaaaacatgtgcAATCGAAGTGAACAACTTCTGGCAAATCTGTCTATGTGCAATCGAAGTGAACAACTGTCTATGGGAGACTCTGCATGGTCTGGATGTCAAGAATCTGAGTTTAAGTGTTATACCTATaaagtttattcaatattttggaTCCTGGAATCGTATACCTCATATGTCACAGTGTAAACCTCATATGTCACAGTGTATACCTCATATGTCACAGTCACTAGAATCCCTCTCCCAGCTAGAAACGCTTAGAGTTAATTTACCTGAATATATCGACCTGCAGCTGCCCCCGTCATTGAAGCATTTGATAGGCTCTTTTTCTTCATTGCTTCCTTCACAACTCCGCGACCTTGTGAACAAACTGTTGACATGGACTCAATCAGTTGAGTGTAGATTGGAATTCGTTTGTATTGATAAGAGGGATAAGTACTGGTCCCAGAAGATTCCACCAGAGGAATATATGTCCATCAAACAGAATCTCGAAGCACTGGAGAATGTTAAAGTGAAACGATTTCGAATATATGAATTTGCACTTAGCACTAAGACCTGGTCTCTACGTGACAGTGTTGgggttgatgatgatgatgatgatgatgggggCAAAGCATATCAGTATTTAAAATATCATGAATCAATTGACGGACTTGGTCGCATATCAATGCGAATTCAGATTAACTGTGTTAAAAATCCAGACTTGACCAAATGA